The following proteins are encoded in a genomic region of Asterias amurensis chromosome 5, ASM3211899v1:
- the LOC139937560 gene encoding carbohydrate sulfotransferase 11-like isoform X2: protein MFLRGRHLRLVIVLITGLCSAVVIFLFIQANINISKSHEDIRRIPVQPPEGASGGRVPLQSPIRTGHPSNDDFMQRQAAIQKQRLHQLQAGCKMALGDADVNRTIRRRALSHFIVDDKYRLVYCHVPKVASTSWIRVFLVLKGIMDDTSIGNQTFIQRGAMSRLRLLHTYDGRDTQYILANYTKFLFVRNPFSRLLSAFKNKLAVNPGNDGRIPWYAWIRYVKEYINKSTAGDKDQGENYNISFSDFVKFVGDPKTKSSNQHWNPILHRCFPCHINYTFIGKIESLQTDVDYLFKLAEIEKLVTFPSNEGSSPTNSTNEMALYYHDIPKLDINNIYRKFKRDFNFFGYDNLHDR from the exons ATGTTCTTACGCGGGAGACACCTCCGACTTGTTATAGTTCTCATCACCGGACTGTGCTCAGCTGTAGTCATCTTCCTGTTCATTCAAGCGAACATCAACATTTCTAAATCTCATGAAG ATATCCGCCGCATACCAGTCCAACCTCCAGAAGGAGCTTCGGGTGGTCGAGTTCCTCTACAAAGT CCAATCCGAACAGGTCACCCTAGCAACGATGACTTTATGCAACGACAAGCAGCCATCCAAAAGCAACGTCTGCACCAACTACAAGCTGGTTGCAAAATGGCCTTAGGAGACGCGGATGTCAATCGCACAATCCGTAGACGAGCTCTCAGCCATTTTATAGTCGACGATAAATATCGTCTGGTCTACTGCCATGTCCCGAAGGTAGCTAGTACGAGTTGGATCAGAGTCTTCCTGGTACTAAAGGGAATCATGGACGACACATCCATCGGGAACCAGACCTTCATACAAAGAGGCGCAATGAGCAGACTACGACTTCTACACACCTATGACGGTCGAGATACGCAATACATCTTGGCCAATTACACAAAGTTTCTTTTCGTTAGGAACCCGTTCTCCAGGCTACTCTcagcttttaaaaataaacttgcCGTCAATCCTGGAAATGACGGTCGAATCCCTTGGTATGCGTGGATTCGATATGTGAAAGAGTACATCAACAAATCAACGGCTGGAGACAAAGACCAAGGGGAGAACTACAACATATCCTTCTCAGATTTTGTGAAGTTTGTTGGTGATCCCAAAACGAAGTCATCAAACCAACACTGGAATCCCATTCTACACAGGTGTTTCCCATGTCACATCAACTACACGTTCATAGGGAAAATTGAGTCACTGCAAACTGACGTCGACTACCTATTCAAACTTGCTGAAATAGAAAAACTTGTGACGTTTCCTAGCAACGAGGGAAGCAGCCCAACGAACAGCACCAACGAAATGGCACTTTACTATCATGATATACCAAAACTAGATATAAATAACATTTACAGGAAATTTAAAAGAGATTTTAATTTCTTTGGGTATGATAATTTACACGATAGGTAG
- the LOC139937560 gene encoding carbohydrate sulfotransferase 11-like isoform X1 encodes MFLRGRHLRLVIVLITGLCSAVVIFLFIQANINISKSHEDIRRIPVQPPEGASGGRVPLQSQPIRTGHPSNDDFMQRQAAIQKQRLHQLQAGCKMALGDADVNRTIRRRALSHFIVDDKYRLVYCHVPKVASTSWIRVFLVLKGIMDDTSIGNQTFIQRGAMSRLRLLHTYDGRDTQYILANYTKFLFVRNPFSRLLSAFKNKLAVNPGNDGRIPWYAWIRYVKEYINKSTAGDKDQGENYNISFSDFVKFVGDPKTKSSNQHWNPILHRCFPCHINYTFIGKIESLQTDVDYLFKLAEIEKLVTFPSNEGSSPTNSTNEMALYYHDIPKLDINNIYRKFKRDFNFFGYDNLHDR; translated from the exons ATGTTCTTACGCGGGAGACACCTCCGACTTGTTATAGTTCTCATCACCGGACTGTGCTCAGCTGTAGTCATCTTCCTGTTCATTCAAGCGAACATCAACATTTCTAAATCTCATGAAG ATATCCGCCGCATACCAGTCCAACCTCCAGAAGGAGCTTCGGGTGGTCGAGTTCCTCTACAAAGT CAGCCAATCCGAACAGGTCACCCTAGCAACGATGACTTTATGCAACGACAAGCAGCCATCCAAAAGCAACGTCTGCACCAACTACAAGCTGGTTGCAAAATGGCCTTAGGAGACGCGGATGTCAATCGCACAATCCGTAGACGAGCTCTCAGCCATTTTATAGTCGACGATAAATATCGTCTGGTCTACTGCCATGTCCCGAAGGTAGCTAGTACGAGTTGGATCAGAGTCTTCCTGGTACTAAAGGGAATCATGGACGACACATCCATCGGGAACCAGACCTTCATACAAAGAGGCGCAATGAGCAGACTACGACTTCTACACACCTATGACGGTCGAGATACGCAATACATCTTGGCCAATTACACAAAGTTTCTTTTCGTTAGGAACCCGTTCTCCAGGCTACTCTcagcttttaaaaataaacttgcCGTCAATCCTGGAAATGACGGTCGAATCCCTTGGTATGCGTGGATTCGATATGTGAAAGAGTACATCAACAAATCAACGGCTGGAGACAAAGACCAAGGGGAGAACTACAACATATCCTTCTCAGATTTTGTGAAGTTTGTTGGTGATCCCAAAACGAAGTCATCAAACCAACACTGGAATCCCATTCTACACAGGTGTTTCCCATGTCACATCAACTACACGTTCATAGGGAAAATTGAGTCACTGCAAACTGACGTCGACTACCTATTCAAACTTGCTGAAATAGAAAAACTTGTGACGTTTCCTAGCAACGAGGGAAGCAGCCCAACGAACAGCACCAACGAAATGGCACTTTACTATCATGATATACCAAAACTAGATATAAATAACATTTACAGGAAATTTAAAAGAGATTTTAATTTCTTTGGGTATGATAATTTACACGATAGGTAG